In Brachypodium distachyon strain Bd21 chromosome 2, Brachypodium_distachyon_v3.0, whole genome shotgun sequence, one genomic interval encodes:
- the LOC100833882 gene encoding transcription factor DIVARICATA, producing MMRESWMDVLPAMDHYAAAASRGWFMAPPPAWTAQENKQFERALAALDLRCPDWDRVARDTGKTVLEVMTHFKDLELDVRQIESGMVPFPFYAGGGHGGSAAFTLQWDGAGGHGGAGEFRHGGYRFGGGCGAKRHAGRTPEQERKKGVPWTEDEHKLFLLGLKKYGKGDWRNISRNFVQTRTPTQVASHAQKYFIRLSSGGGKDKRRSSIHDITTVHLTDDRPPSPSQSSLITSNQSNAPSTPSVSVGQFSLPGDAKQHGGAPNAAFDSPCSGMPPYGVSLQDQGLQCGPLHDQLAPNRSMLY from the exons ATGATGAGGGAGTCGTGGATGGACGTGCTGCCGGCGATGGACCActacgcggcggcggcgtcccggGGGTGGttcatggcgccgccgccggcgtggacGGCGCAGGAGAACAAGCAGTTCGAGCGGGCGCTGGCGGCGCTGGACCTGCGCTGCCCGGACTGGGACAGGGTGGCGCGCGACACGGGGAAGACGGTGCTCGAGGTCATGACCCACTTCAAGGACCTCGAGCTCGACGTGCGCCAGATCGAGTCCGGTATGGTGCCCTTCCCCTTctacgccggcggcggccatggcggctcGGCGGCCTTCACCTTGCAGTGGGACGGCGCTGGTGGCCATGGCGGGGCGGGGGAGTTCCGGCATGGAGGGTACAGGTTCGGCGGAGGGTGCGGCGCCAAGCGGCACGCCGGGCGCACGCCGGagcaggagaggaagaagggcgtGCCATGGACCGAGGACGAGCACAA GTTGTTCCTCTTGGGCCTGAAGAAGTATGGCAAAGGGGATTGGAGGAACATATCGCGCAACTTTGTGCAGACGAGGACGCCGACGCAGGTGGCCAGCCACGCGCAGAAGTACTTCATCAGGCTCAGCTCAGGGGGCGGCAAGGACAAGCGGAGGTCGAGCATTCACGACATCACCACGGTTCACCTGACCGACGaccggcctccctcgccgtcccAGTCATCCCTGATCACCAGCAACCAGTCCAACGCACCATCGACCCCGAGCGTGTCAGTAGGCCAGTTCTCATTGCCAGGTGACGCCAAGCAGCATGGTGGAGCCCCGAATGCGGCCTTCGATTCGCCGTGTTCGGGGATGCCGCCTTATGGGGTGAGCTTGCAAGATCAAGGCCTGCAGTGTGGGCCTCTACATGATCAGTTGGCCCCGAACCGGAGTATGCTGTATTAG